A genomic stretch from Vibrio coralliilyticus includes:
- a CDS encoding magnesium transporter produces the protein MDNVKEMETPENRTARLSEFLKTIETNEDLSYLESLQEDEIASILESVSNALRKKIIAHIPVEKYWGTLHLVQYETAKHIHQSLSPEQLQSCLTQAKEADVLTFDELLPREFVDEFLLDQSEDTASYLQQALSFSDNLVGRYTTPQFLVANARNSVKALKEEMVKKFETPIRLIIVRDSKGILGAISPDSLLVQEGHILLGALVSPTPLLDSHQDINEVSQQLAIDGTLQWFPVLTNGKVTGVLSMYNLVSALRELNLKAVVADNVKSEEDLFTPLKVAARLRALWLVINLLTAFLASAIIGLFDNVIEQVVALAILMPVVASMGGIAGSQTLAVALRGIALNHLHQSNLKLLLNKECRIAAINGVALGVLIAVVVYFVFSSIALAIIIFCAIVVNSLAAAGSATLIPFLLKKLNIDPAVAGSVILTTVTDVVGFLVFLGLGSLLLI, from the coding sequence ATGGACAATGTGAAAGAAATGGAAACTCCTGAAAATAGAACAGCAAGGTTGTCTGAGTTTCTTAAAACGATAGAAACAAATGAGGACTTGAGTTACCTAGAGAGCTTACAAGAAGATGAAATTGCCAGCATTTTAGAATCCGTGAGCAATGCTTTGAGGAAAAAAATCATTGCTCATATTCCTGTTGAAAAATACTGGGGAACATTGCACCTCGTACAATATGAGACCGCAAAACACATTCACCAGTCCCTTTCACCTGAGCAACTTCAATCTTGTCTTACTCAGGCGAAGGAAGCAGATGTACTCACGTTTGATGAGCTGCTTCCCCGAGAATTTGTTGATGAGTTCCTCTTAGATCAGAGTGAGGACACAGCCAGTTATTTGCAGCAGGCGCTTTCATTTTCGGATAATTTAGTAGGACGCTACACCACCCCTCAATTTCTTGTGGCTAATGCGCGAAATAGCGTAAAAGCTCTAAAGGAAGAAATGGTTAAGAAGTTTGAGACCCCGATTCGGCTGATAATTGTAAGAGACTCGAAAGGCATTCTAGGTGCGATTAGTCCCGACAGTTTACTGGTACAAGAAGGGCATATTTTGTTAGGGGCTCTGGTTTCCCCAACGCCATTATTGGATAGCCATCAGGATATTAATGAGGTCAGTCAACAGCTCGCTATTGATGGTACGCTCCAGTGGTTTCCTGTTTTAACGAATGGAAAAGTCACGGGAGTCCTCTCCATGTATAACTTGGTGAGCGCGCTAAGGGAACTGAACTTAAAGGCGGTAGTGGCAGACAATGTGAAAAGTGAAGAAGACTTGTTTACCCCCTTGAAAGTTGCTGCAAGATTAAGGGCGCTTTGGTTGGTCATCAACTTGTTAACGGCCTTTCTTGCTTCTGCCATTATTGGGCTGTTTGATAACGTTATTGAGCAAGTCGTCGCTTTAGCGATATTGATGCCGGTTGTTGCAAGTATGGGGGGGATTGCAGGAAGTCAGACATTAGCGGTTGCCCTAAGGGGTATCGCTCTAAATCACCTACACCAAAGTAACTTGAAGCTACTACTGAATAAAGAGTGTCGCATCGCCGCTATAAATGGTGTCGCTCTTGGGGTACTGATTGCTGTTGTGGTTTATTTTGTTTTCTCAAGTATCGCTTTAGCTATCATTATTTTTTGTGCCATTGTCGTCAATAGTCTAGCGGCTGCAGGCTCGGCAACACTGATCCCATTTCTACTCAAAAAGCTAAACATAGACCCAGCAGTGGCTGGTTCCGTTATTCTAACAACCGTTACCGATGTTGTAGGTTTTTTAGTTTTCTTAGGCTTAGGCTCACTTTTACTGATTTAA
- a CDS encoding ATP-dependent zinc protease family protein — protein sequence MDGNKVVVGWREWVSLPQLGIERIKAKVDTGARTSCLHTFSIEEFRKSHQAWVRFWVHPNQADEQTVVQCESPVVDQRLVRDSGGHQTQRYVIETLLVAGELSFPIEMTLTPRDDMKFRMLLGRTSLATNILVDPASSFLLSKE from the coding sequence TTGGATGGGAACAAGGTGGTTGTGGGCTGGAGAGAATGGGTTAGCCTGCCACAGTTAGGTATAGAAAGAATCAAAGCCAAAGTCGATACAGGGGCTCGTACATCTTGCCTCCATACGTTTTCGATTGAGGAATTCAGGAAAAGTCATCAAGCTTGGGTGCGTTTCTGGGTTCATCCCAATCAAGCTGATGAACAGACAGTGGTGCAGTGTGAATCGCCAGTCGTTGACCAGCGCTTAGTCCGAGACTCTGGTGGGCACCAAACGCAGCGTTATGTTATTGAAACATTACTGGTTGCAGGCGAGCTTTCATTCCCTATTGAAATGACACTGACCCCTAGGGATGACATGAAATTTAGGATGCTTCTAGGAAGAACTTCCTTAGCTACCAACATACTTGTGGATCCTGCCAGCTCTTTTTTGCTTTCTAAGGAGTAG
- the rimK gene encoding 30S ribosomal protein S6--L-glutamate ligase: protein MKIGILSRNKNLYSTKRLIEACRERGHDPKVIDALRCYMNINSHSPSIHLKGEELAGLDAIIPRIGSSVTFYGCAVLRQFEMMGVFPVNESVAITRSRDKLRSLQLLSRKNIGMPITGFASKPSDIKDLIKMVGGAPLVIKLLEGTQGIGVVLAETQKAAESVIEAFMGLKANIMVQEYIKESGGADIRCFVIGDKVIAAMKRQAQPGEFRSNLHRGGNASLIKITPAERKTAVDAAKVMGLNVAGVDLLRSERGPLVMEVNSSPGLEGIETATGKDVAGMIIQYIEKNASPHRTKTRGKG from the coding sequence GTGAAAATAGGCATTTTATCTAGGAATAAGAACCTTTATTCAACGAAGAGGTTAATCGAAGCATGTAGAGAACGAGGCCATGACCCTAAAGTGATTGATGCACTTAGGTGTTACATGAACATAAATTCTCATTCTCCATCAATCCACCTCAAAGGAGAAGAGCTAGCCGGTTTGGATGCGATTATTCCTCGCATTGGCTCATCTGTTACCTTTTATGGCTGTGCGGTTCTACGGCAATTCGAAATGATGGGAGTATTTCCCGTTAATGAGTCTGTCGCGATAACTAGATCAAGGGATAAATTACGTTCGTTGCAATTACTCTCTCGGAAGAATATAGGTATGCCTATTACAGGTTTTGCCAGTAAACCAAGCGATATTAAAGATCTAATAAAAATGGTTGGAGGCGCGCCACTTGTCATCAAGCTATTAGAAGGGACACAAGGGATTGGTGTTGTGCTCGCGGAAACTCAAAAAGCGGCTGAAAGTGTCATTGAGGCTTTTATGGGGCTTAAAGCCAATATCATGGTACAAGAGTACATAAAAGAGTCCGGAGGAGCAGATATTCGCTGCTTTGTGATTGGTGACAAAGTGATCGCTGCGATGAAGCGTCAAGCCCAACCCGGAGAGTTTAGATCGAATTTACATCGGGGAGGCAATGCATCCCTCATTAAAATCACGCCCGCAGAGAGAAAAACGGCTGTTGATGCAGCTAAAGTTATGGGGCTCAATGTTGCTGGTGTCGACCTTTTACGTTCTGAGCGTGGTCCTCTGGTCATGGAAGTGAACTCTTCTCCTGGTTTGGAAGGTATAGAAACCGCTACGGGGAAAGATGTTGCGGGGATGATCATTCAGTATATTGAGAAAAATGCCAGCCCACATAGGACAAAAACTCGTGGCAAAGGTTAG
- a CDS encoding universal stress protein, with amino-acid sequence MGSTYFLTHQRKTPSKKVLAKLLVLAKNQKITVLIQDHRRGDDHLFSDFLRSDPEQIEQRIKEVQLWIAATKDKIAEYCADEDITVPEIEFEPIEGNNWVNLLVSFIRHRTDLLIVDATMNVRKLLPEMSKISCDILLLGHQYWASNIKTLCAIDPLHREDQECEIDMAVTARGNWLSEQYGARVSLIYCCYVAPYLMRYKAQILANQKKGLEEFIGKKHLQSLPIHMPDGNPEEALPKAISQMKANILIMGACQRSATSRFWSGSTTDALLESLPCDLLLVNKNRHD; translated from the coding sequence ATGGGCTCAACTTACTTCTTGACACATCAACGCAAAACTCCGTCGAAAAAAGTGCTAGCGAAATTACTAGTGCTTGCTAAAAATCAAAAAATCACTGTGCTGATTCAAGATCACCGTAGAGGGGACGATCATTTATTCTCAGACTTTTTACGCAGTGATCCAGAGCAAATCGAACAGAGAATCAAGGAAGTACAGCTTTGGATTGCTGCCACTAAAGACAAAATTGCCGAATACTGCGCTGATGAAGACATTACGGTACCAGAGATTGAATTTGAGCCTATAGAAGGCAACAACTGGGTAAACTTATTGGTGTCTTTCATTCGTCATCGTACTGATTTACTCATCGTCGATGCCACCATGAATGTTCGCAAGCTCTTACCGGAAATGTCAAAAATCTCGTGCGATATACTCTTGCTCGGCCATCAATACTGGGCAAGCAACATAAAAACCTTGTGCGCCATTGACCCTCTCCATCGAGAAGATCAAGAGTGCGAAATAGATATGGCGGTGACGGCAAGAGGGAATTGGTTGTCAGAACAATATGGCGCGAGAGTATCACTTATTTACTGTTGTTACGTGGCACCATACTTAATGAGGTATAAAGCTCAAATTTTAGCAAATCAAAAGAAAGGGTTGGAAGAGTTCATTGGGAAGAAGCACTTACAGTCCCTGCCCATACATATGCCTGATGGTAACCCGGAGGAAGCACTTCCCAAGGCGATCTCTCAAATGAAGGCCAATATACTCATTATGGGCGCCTGCCAACGTAGCGCGACATCTCGCTTTTGGTCTGGCAGCACAACCGATGCATTACTGGAAAGTCTTCCTTGCGATCTGCTGTTAGTCAATAAAAATAGACATGACTAA